ATCCAGTCAACTCTAATTCCCAAGAGTTTGCTGAAACACCATGTGAACAGTCATCGGAATCTCCAACACTACAAAGCAAAGAAGATCTATGTAAGAGAAATGTTGAACTCCACAATGACACTCCTCCCCCATCAATTGTTATACATTCAGAAGGGACAGATGTGAAAGACCACTGTACAAAGGCTGTTGGCATTTCATCAGATGACTCTCCAAGTGTTCCAACTGATCTTCCAGAAACCGACTGTTCAAGTCCTAGTGATCAAATGGACTTGCTTGATCATAAATCAGCAGAGATAGAAAAGATTAGTGAAGAGAAAATGCAAAAGAGCGGTGAGTGAAAGTAAAGAAGTTGGATTGAAAGATGAGCAAGCCAATAATGAAGATCCTTCTGAAAGTGAATCTAAAAATCTTTCCAAATCACCACCAGAAACACACAAAAGGGCAGATGATGATGTTGCTACAGATGGTTCAGCTAGTGTAGGTACTGAACAGTCAATGGATTGTGAATTAATAGATGAAAAGATGGAAGAAACTTCTTCACCAGGCAGTGCTACAGAGTCGAATGATCAGAACATGAAAAGTGAGGGTGTAAGAACTGATGAGACTGAACAATCACCAGATAATCTTCCAAAAGAGCATGTTGATCTGCAAGAATCTGATGATCAAAGTCCAGATGATGGAAACAAATTGGAACAAGAAGAGAACCAAGGATCAAAAGATGCACACTTGGCCCTATCAAAACAAGATAAAGGTATTGGATTTGTAGATCAAAAACCAGAAGAGGCAGTACCTGAACAACTTGATTCAAAGTCATCTAACCAGGTGACAACAGACGATATGTCAAGTGTAGATAATATAGAGTCAAAGAAGCCAGAAGATGATCAGGATTTGATAGTACCAACTGAATCATTACTtgagtcatcatcatcagttcCAACAAAAAGTCCAGATGATGGAAAGAACTTAATACAACAAGAGGAGAATCAAATAGATACAGGAATAACTTCTGAAGAAAAAGATCAACAAGCAGAAGATGAAGCAGATTACCAAAGTGCAAGTGGCTTTAAAGAAATTCCAGAGTCGGTACCAAAACAATTTGATTCAAGGTCATCTGACAAGTTGGCAACAGATGATATATCAAGTGCAGATAATGAAGAGTCAAAGAAGACAGATGATGATCAAGATTTGATAGTACCAACTAAAACTTCACTTGAGTCAGCATCAGTAAAAACGAGAAGTTCAAGAGAAAGCAAAACATCTCTTGAAAAAAATCCACCCCAGGTGTATAGTGATGTTCATCGGTTACCACAGTCAGCAGAACCCATGAAAGTAACACATAGAAAAATCCAACTTGAGAAGCCACAATTAGAAAGTGAGGGAAGTAAAGAACATCTCCAAGCAAGAAAAGTGCCAGATTCTGCGTCAGATTCTGCTCGATTGGAACAGTTTCAAGATTTTTATCGCTGTGTGTGTTATTCTGCTATTAGTAGGATATCTTGTACTATCAAATCTGTTGGTATTTACAATTTCTTTTTTAAGTCAGCCAGACATTGGAGCCCCCCAAACAAGTAGTAAACCATCCAGAGAAGCAATGTTCCATCGGCATCTAAACCACCTTGAGGAATCATTTCCATCTCAAAGTCCAATGCTGTGGAATGTCATTGGCGGTGCTGTGTACAGCCATATTCAAGATCCTCCCATGCTTGAACGTCCGGTCGTGTTGCTTCTCGCAGGACTGCCAAATTCGGAGTCCACGACTCGTTGCCTGGCAACCCAATTAGGTTCCATGTTTTATGACATCTTCCAGTCAACAAAAGAACCTGTTCTTGTGTTTGGGAAAGAGTACAGAGATGCATCAGGAGATGAAGCAAAGATTAAGATCGACGAATCTTTGAGATCGGGATTGCAAACTGGTTCCCATTGTGGTATAATCCACAACTTGGATGATATACCTCCTTGCGCAATTCTAATCTTCCATAGCTATTGTGAAAATGACAATGCTCCTTTCAAAGATGTTGCAATAGTTCATACAATCCAGTTAAAAGAAGGTGCAGATGTTCTGGGTAAGTTGGAAAGACCAAAGGATTATGAAAGAGTCGTGAGCAAGTATCTGAGGAGTGTCTGGGAGCCGTGTCCAGATTTAACTGAAGACAAGCAGAGTGCTATGTTGAGCAGAGTGGCTAACAATGTTGCTGTTGTGAAAGAAGAATCAGAGAGCCAGTTAAGGAAAGTGTGTAGTTAATGTTGAGTAAACAAAGGTCTATTCCAGATGAGattcatataccccctatggaagacatggccttaatctcccacacagggagtgtgaatttcaaatggggttacctgaatggcagACTTtatctgaaatctacactcctgtgcgggagattaagttcatgtcttccataggcggtttatgaatttcaactggaatagccaattaagAGTGCTGTATCAATTTAAATGCACTTATATCTGTTATGATGCATGGacatggaaatatgaaataattctCCATGAAGCAGGAGATATGTGAATTAGATTTTGTGGGCTTTGCTAGGTCTTGTAGAGTATTCTTTGTGTCAAAGAAATGATGCCTGCTGTTGTGTGTTCAAGTAACTTATATACACAGGTTTTAATTGTGTATTAAACATGATTATAATAAATGGAAAGTCTTATCATATTGGTTTTATCATTCTTATCATAACAGGTTTTCTTGCTACAAATTCTACCATTGTTTATTATCAGTTGTCAAGTAAAAATAGGTTGCAATTTAATAGAAATTATACTTTACAGAAATAAGTTGTTGCTGTGTAGAAAATGGAAGCACACATTTTTCTTTCACAACATTCTTAAATATGACAATTCAGTtttcaataaaacaattaaaaccaTGAATTGTGGCTAGTTAAATGGACACACATAAATAGTGATGCATCTGTTAATATAAAAGCACATGCATGACCCATAAGTGCCAGGGCTTTTatgcttttccagttgaaatccatactccccatatggaagacatgaccttaatctctcacacagggggtgtagatttagtAAGTAattccaatttgaaattcacactccctgtgtgggacattaaggtaaagtcttccataagggggtgtatggaatttcaactggaatagcccattagttcTAGAGCAAGTATTGGTCCTATCAgcatcttaatgctctgcgtgctagccatgcgcttcaatggaaaaagttttgaaacattttctcaaaatatcaagtgctatcttaagaactactgaatcaatactaggcttgtttgtactcattttaatgcatttttcatgctgattccaaatatggtcatgaaaatttacatttctgaaatttttgaatttttgaatttttttttgaaacttgtcgtctgcagtcgacacctgtgtgaagagagttaattttACCTGAATTCCCTTGGCACATGTTCCCACCATCTACCATTAATTTTTCAAATAGAATTTTGTCAAAAGGTCAATTAAGGGAAAATATTACAAGATTGTGAATTATATATGTGAAATTCCCAAACCAGCATGCAGATAAAAATTATATCATGGATGAGTTGACGGCTACTGTGACCATGCATGCACACAATGCAATTAATATACCTTCAATCCATCATATTTTCTTTAAGATGGGGAATAGCGTGTTGAAATTTGTGTAGTGAGAACATCCgctgaaaatgtaaaaattgatGGCGATTATGATTGATGAGTGAAGTGCTGTGCAGTATCCGTAAATTGACTTTACCATCCAATGTTTGTTTATAAATTATTCTGAGGAATCAGAGAACATACcttacccttcccataatcctttgcaaaaTGATATCACCTCATTATAGCAATTAAAGGACACTCTTGTTACTttttacaggttccctttgttttcatactTAGAattgactggctaaacatgggtcgataatgcatgaaattgacatattttgcaagatctggatgtgctctgttcattgaggtactttttcataacatgctcaatctgaggcTATTGATACTACGCATTATTCCGTACAGTACGCTATAGGTCCATACTACGggctgtatgcattgtaatgAACACAAAGTACATTTTGTAGCCTGGGTTCAGAACAGTAACCTCATATCGTGCACTGTCTATACTTTCTTGTCACTATTGactcatgttgcactagatagcaaatcactacagaaattgaaattgaagaaatgcattgttggaagtgtaagatatctgctCTGCCAAAGAATTATCCTGTATAttttatggacaaacaaacaaataaaatgatTGTGATGCTCATAATCTATTGCTTTGTATAGAATCAAAATAATcattcaaattgggctattcaattttaaatccatacacacccctatggaagatatggcctttaactcccacacaggtagtgtgaatttcaaatgcgttacctgaatgggtgactccacccTTTGTgaggtagattaaggtcatgtcttacattgggggtgtatggatttcaactggaatagctcatatcAGCAGGTGTTCTCATAATTAGCTTCATAAATCTTCCAATATTTCATTGATTTTTGGTGATCGTCTATATTTGCCTACTAAGCTTATCTGCACAAGAAAAATGTTCAAGCCAATATTTGATTGCTTAAGTTTAACCTATGTGTGATTGCATTGTGTgcgtccagttgaaatccatacaccccttacggaagacatgaccttaatctcccacgcaggtggtgtaaaattcaaatgtagttgccaattcaggtaacccctttagaaatccatacaccccttacggaagacatgaccttaatctcccacgcaggtggtgtagaattcaaatgtagttgccaattcaggtaacccctttagaaatccatacaccccttacggaagacatgaccttaatctcccacgcaagtggtgtagaattcaaatgtagttgtcaattcaggtaacccctttagaaatccatacaccccttacagaagacattaccttaatctcccacgcaggtggtgtagaattcaaatgtagttgccaattcaggtaacccctttagaaattcacactccttgtgtggaagataaaggtcatgtcttccattgtgggtgtatggatttcaattgaaatgACCCAAATTGAAGAGCTCATCTGCAAATATATACACTAATACtgccttgggttttttttttaatcataagtTATGTTATTTCGATATATTttcgtttaaatatttcttttgaaagaacatacttttaaattttaaaatggtaTCCATCCTAATTAGTGACCCTCTCTAATTAGCAATTACAAGGAAGTTCCTCATTACGTTCCAAAAACATACACAAGTCATCCTTTTGGATATATTACATGTTGCATCTGAATTATGTGGTGTCAACTTTCGGCCATCTGTGAGTATTATGCCCATAGATTTTAAGATACAAGGTTTTCTATGATTACAATTGACAAATTGACACAACACATCAATACTAGACTGGTCAAGATGTGAAATTAGCCATCTTCTAGACTAGTGTAAGATATATATGGGCAGATGAAGTGGATAAATGACGTAAGATCAATTGCGGGCTGGATGTACTGTATAGCTCTGTACGTAGATAAGCTTTGATGGATTGCATTATGAAATATCAGATGACCTTGTAGGTAATGAGTTATAAAAGCAAAACAAGCTAAACGTGTGGTGGGTATTAGTATACTGTCAATTCCAGAATAGACAATGTATGGCTGTAAGTCCATGGCCGGGAGAATGGTGAGGATTGAATATCCGATGGTCTTAAAGTGTGGTGTTGTCATAGGGAATAATGACATTCTGCCAATCAAAGTTAAATACCTTGATCAAATTTTGTGCAACATGATCCTATTGCAATTATGCCCCAAGGTGTAGGGGGATACTATGTTACTTAAGGATACTGTTTTTCAAACTGAATCAAATTGTAGATATACCTATCCTTAATGCTGCATAAGAACATAAGAACACAAACCGTGGGATCATTCCGAAGCAGgcaaagtcttttttttttctcaaaacaaaattattcatGACTACATAGCAGATCAATGTTTGAGCGCAGATTGCCATACAGTCTAATTTACTTTCCtatcccaaaatgtgaaatctatAAGGTCGGATATGCTATCATATTCAGCCACCCGTGAGCTTAGTTGATTATGTGATATGGAGAAGCTGAAGGGAAATGAGTCTcatgttggcaattttcaatAAGAAGGcggcagtttacgaatgctacattttgatgcaaatccCATCAAAATCGGATATTTACTGAATTATGAGCAGTTTGTCAATGGCTGAAAActataaaacaaaaagaatttgaacactatttgtgctaatatctcaaaaaaaatattagcgacatctgactctttcaccttgatcatatcacaaatgaTTATGTACATTGACCTGATTTTGTACAGAACTCCATCAGCAAAAATTAATATAGCTTAAAAAATTAACCCATATTTGCCCTATACTTTTCTTgtagtttttggcaatttttgaagGGGCAACTATGTGGATCTCAAGATCTCAAAGCCCCATctcaatttaatagtttgtctcaaagcctttCCCAAGTTGAAAACATAATGCCGAATGcatttttttaggttttttttacaAGATTAGACCACCTCAGTCAAAGAAGTTTcattgtggtcaagatgaagaattttatttagATTTACCATTTGCGCTATTTAGacgatttttgtgtggtggatttggaaaaaaataaaacagaggaaaaaaatgaaatttactcaatccagcgggaataaTGCACAAAAAGCGGGCGATTTTGCACCTGTAAAGTTTAAATAATGAATGCATTCATTATTCAAACTTTACAGGTGCAAAATGTTAATAGTGCAAACCCAATATTAGGTACAATAAAAAGAGTATGTGGTGTGAGGTATGTCCATTTTTGACACCAATCAAAAGTAGTTTTGTTATTTCATAAGTTTGGAGATTTTAACCAGTACTTCCTGGCTTCAATACTGCTCTGAAAAAAGACTTGAAATGTGTAAGAAATCGTTAAATGTTGGATTGAACTTGAGATGAATTATCCTTGTGAACAGTATGACCATTTGTGTATGTATATTATGTATGTGTACAATATTTACTTGAATATTTGTAGAATTCTTGTAAACCTAAAAATACAATTCATTCTGCTGGATAtattgctttataaaatgaagtacttgtatgaaaaacaaattctattgaaatttatttttgtaagattttgtattatattactgACAATCAAGTTGAGGATTGTAAATCCTATGATGTATATAGATGTTAATAATAAGACTATATTTGTGTTAGTGCGTTATTGTACTCGTTGTGCTCATAGACCCCATAGTGTGCTAAGACTTACATATTATAATATTTAACCAGTGCTTTAGCTATCTGTGCAAAtactgcgctattccagttgaaatccatacaccctctatggaagacattactctggggagtgtgaatttcaaatggggttaccagaatgggtgactccatttgaaatctacaccccctgtgtcttgcgtaggtggtgtatggattttaactggaatagcctattgccaTGGCTGGTTATAGTCAGTGGCACAAAGCATTCAAGCTTTTAATTATAATCTTCATCAAGGGAAGCTGCTTATCTGTATAATGTAATTTTCCAAATTAGTTTTATAGTTAGTGCCAATCTCCGCTGTGATCAGTGGGTAACAACTTAATTACATATGATGTCCATTTTGCATGTTAATGTGGAAATGCTAAGGGTAAAACGAATGGTTTTATGTTAATCATATCTGTATATCGACGAGATATGGGCAGATTATAATGTAATTATATAAGATGTTAATTGTGTGTGTTAATGTTATAATGCCACgggtaaaataaatgaatttgtgTTAAAATCTATGTGCATCATATTTGTATATAAGTGAGATATGGCAGATTTGTGTGTGTTAATTTTGCAATGCTAAGGCTAAAATAAATGAATTTCATGTTAAAATCAAAGATATGACAGATTATAACGTAAATCACATAAGATATTAATTTTGTATGTTAATGTTGAAATGCTAAGGGAAAACAATTGAATTTACTAGTGTTAAAATCAGAGTACAtcatatattgtattgtatataagTGAGACATTGAAGATGTTACAAATAATGTAGATCTGGAAAAGAGAATACATGGGCTACCTACTTAATTGAAATTCAGTTTTTCCTCATCAATCATATGAAGTATTTGAGGACAaagtaaaaaaccaaaaaacaattaattttattTCTATTGACATACTAAAAACAAGGAAACTGCTATGTATGTATGTTTATGGAAATCTATAGTGTTACTAAAAGATTATGAAAAACCATTTTTTTTACTTCACTTGAGAGCGATAGCCTAACACACATAGGCACATGGCATTACATATTaccacattcaaagtgaggatCAGTGTATGCATCACCCACATGCCAAAAACGGTATCCTAAAAACACATTCAGGTGATGACTTTACACACCTCTGAGCATTCTACATTCAAGGCACGCTGTTATTCTAGTATGCTAGCAAAGCAAAGATGACAAGATCTTTGCTTATTCCTTGCTTTGTAGGAATTCCTTGGTATATAGGTGTGTATCATGTTACCCTCCTTGCTTGAATGTGACTCCAACACTTTCACACCCTACCACTACAGTTGCACATTTACTAACCATCTCTATTTATAGTCATATACATCTTCATAATTTTCGTTGTCAATTGTGCATGTACAATTTTTGTGGTACTGCAACACGATTAAGCAAAACAAGTTATTTGTCACCAAAATTAAAGCCATAGATTATGTAGCCCCAAAGAAGTTTgtaaataatgttttgtttttgttttcagtaaCTCAAAAATCcaattgtttcctgtaggtggcctaaaaaccaaaatgcaaaatgtgtttttgattttatttcagaATCAGAATTCACATAATGCATATTGTCAAATATGAAAATTGCAAGTTTTAGGAAAATTATACATTGATTTTCATAGGATTCATAGATTGGTTTTCATAGGATTATTGATTTaatattgcttgtaaacaaaatataaatcttTTGATAAATTTTGCCATtaattttttgcttgaaaatatattttttgttctAAGATTTCTCATatataaagaaacaaaaatgtggtaaaattgcTTCCAAAAATGATATGGGTGCAACCTATGGGAAGCAAAATTCATTTTTTCGCCTTAAATGAGCAAGAAAGTGAtgaaaattaaatggaaaaattAACATTGATTTTGCTcttcaaaatgggttttaaaattatttcatcgCCTCAGATGTTAATGCGCAGTTGTGCAGTGATTGTCAACAATTTGAAACCACACCCCTGCATTAATGTCTGATAGTAATTGATTGTTAATGGAATTAGTATCTCAACAGTCGCTATATGCAAATATAAATGGCTAGAAGGAAATCAATGCCGGTTTTATACTTGATGTGTTATGCCAAAATACCTTAATGCTACCATGAAAGTTGGGTATTTTTGTTGCTGGTGTGATTTCACAAGATCAATGCTTTATATTTTTATTGGGTGTCAAACATTTTGTTATTGTGACAAATAAGGTGGCGGGATTTAGTTTGATATTTTGGAAAGGGTTCTTCCTCTTGCTTCCTCTTTTCCCTTTTTTGCATCCTCCTTTATTACTTTTTTCACCTTTTTATTCAagctcattcaatgaatgtacaatataTTGTGGTTTATTGAGATCCTAATATCATCATCACTGATCTGTATCTTTGATTCTTCCTTCAGGAGGCAAGTCTCTCCTTTTTGCATCTCTTTATTCTTCCTCTTCAGCCTTGTCTCATGCATTGCATTCTTTCATAGAccctttctagggtctatgattCTTCAGAGTTGTCATGAAAATAGCACGGAACATGTAAAGAGAATCTGAGCAAACAATAATTTATCAGAGTTGATAAACTGGACCGTATTTAACAATAATTCGCAGAACACTAGAAAAGATGTGAATTTTTTGTTCATCAAAAATTAACGGTTCCTCCTGAGATTGATGAGCGTGAGGCAGCCCCTGTCTTAGGTGATTAACTTTTCAAGTTGTTACGAGGAGAAGAGAGTGTACTCAATTCAATCTGCTCTAGGGCATGTCTTAATATCACTGCTTGAAAACATAAATTGATTTGTAGAAAATGGGAGTATAAATTGGATTTATTGCTCTGTTATGTTTGCTTTTAGCTCATACTTTCAGCTCAGATTTATGCTAATATCTGTTTAAATAGGTGCTGTGTATTGCTTCAAATGGGAAGGTACATGAGCCGATTTATTAGCTagcaaaaatctcaaaatttagcTTGTATTACAATTTCTTTTTATGTCTTACTACACTAATGGATCTTGAATCTTCAACAGTAGCCCATTTTGCCAAAAGAAAAATAAGATTGTCAGatttttataaaaacaatttCCCTATTTATTGACTAATGGATATGAACATACAAGAGATCCAATTAAAAATACTTCAGTATATTCATACATCAACTTTTTTCAtgtaagaactaatattttgaaaatagtcTTATTTCCAACATGGGTATTAACTTGAGTTGTATTTTACAATGCATGGCCATGCTTTAATTGCAGTTTCATAATACTCTCTGCAATTGATCGATGTTTTATATAAATGATGACAAAGGTttcatttttatcattttcagtATAAAAGACAGCATCATTAGTTTGCATGCTagtaaacatgttttgttttcagtagatataacCCTAGTTCTTTCCCTTGTTGTAAGTAGTTGCCGTGGTTTGTAAAATTCAAACTTCAGAATTGAAAACTTCTTTTATGATGAACAGTTTTCAGTTGAAAGTGTATTTGTTGGAAAGTGTTCACTGCTACAACACCAAATTATATATATACATGCTTTAAGGTGCCACCAATTATCCAGGGGGAGGGGGTCACTCACATTGTGGCCTggtacaccatccgtgataatcaacttttgaaaagcaccctaaacaaggatttaacccttggctaaaacgataccctaaacacaccctaaacagggatttgatgccttgcatcaaatttcataccctaaatttcatttccgcgtattagcaattgcaattttgctacccttttttccaatatttcatgtttttgacaccctaaacacgatacatgCGTAGAGTGCCTACCCACGAAACACTACGAAAaaaggccacaatgggagtgaccccccgggccaATTATATTCAGTGCTATTTCCCAATGGTAGCCCTCATTATTTCTATTAGATGGACAGATGTATGGACAGATTATCCTGCATTCACAGTTAGCCCTGACCTTACTGTATTgctataaaattttgaaagaaatgatTAATTTTCTGTGAGCATGAACATTATGGTATGATAGGAGTTGTTTCACGAAAGCAAGGGCCAGATTTTTTTGCTTGCATTTTTGTCAGTTTGTGACAAACGCTGCAAAACCATACACCcatgacatgaccataatcttccaagcagggtgtatagatttcaaatggagtcacctattcaggtactagtacccccattgaaattcacactccctgtgtagaaaattaaggtcatgtcttcaatagagggtgtatggaattcaagtggaatagcccattgtcatttCCCTGTTGTGAATATCGTTTCTCCAGTGCAATTTTCCACTCAAATGATTGTTGGGGCTTTGATCTTCTTCTTGACATTTTGTCGCTGTAGCACATTTTCACTGCACCGGAGAAATGCTGGAGAAAAATTAATGCTGCATTTGTCGCAGCAGCAAagtgggctattgcagttgaaatccttacacccctattgAAAACATgactgtaatctcccacacagggagtgcgaatttcaaatgaggttatctacaccctctgtgtgggagattaaggtcattatattccatagggggtatatggtttcaactagaatagcccagtgCATGCAAAACATGAAACTTGATACTGGTCCCTAAAGCAAGCCTTAGCATATCATATGTTTGAAGTATTTTCCCATCTTGTGTAGGCGACAAGGATATACTACTCAGTCTGTTTACTGGTGTATTCCATTCTCTGAAACCCCTGTGGGATATGTCAACCCAAGTATAGTGTGCAGGGTGAGTTAGTGTATGATTgaaatattgaagaaatattaCAAATAGCTGCTCTTTATTATAGTGTGACAAATTTTGGTATTTGAGATCAAATGTGATCTGCTTGCATTAGTAGACAGCAATGGTCCAAAGATAACAGTCACCTTGTAGTAAGAAAT
Above is a genomic segment from Amphiura filiformis chromosome 17, Afil_fr2py, whole genome shotgun sequence containing:
- the LOC140137308 gene encoding torsin-1A-interacting protein 1-like yields the protein MFHRHLNHLEESFPSQSPMLWNVIGGAVYSHIQDPPMLERPVVLLLAGLPNSESTTRCLATQLGSMFYDIFQSTKEPVLVFGKEYRDASGDEAKIKIDESLRSGLQTGSHCGIIHNLDDIPPCAILIFHSYCENDNAPFKDVAIVHTIQLKEGADVLGKLERPKDYERVVSKYLRSVWEPCPDLTEDKQSAMLSRVANNVAVVKEESESQLRKVCS